The following nucleotide sequence is from Nasonia vitripennis strain AsymCx unplaced genomic scaffold, Nvit_psr_1.1 unplaced0143, whole genome shotgun sequence.
GACCTCGTAGTCTCATTGTGACAACTACATTGCCCATCGTGCTAATCTGCCAGACGGATTGTCAATTTTTTCGAGCTATTTAAGAGATTGATGATCGGTATGTACGACAAAATGATAACCTTTGAGGTATTCGCGGAACTCCTAAATTCCCCATTTTATGGTAAGACATTCCTTTTCGGTCGCTGAAGAGTTCCGCTCGGCCTGGTTCAACGATTTGCTGTCGTAGGCGATAACCCgctcttattcttcttcttcttgggtCAGAACCACTCCTAGTCCTTCGTTACTGGCATCTGTATTAATACAAatgtttttgagaaatttagGCATGCTAAGACTGGTGCTCGCACTAGGTCTTCTTAGAGTTTGTGGAAAGCTTCTTGTTGCTCGCATCCCCATTCctattttaactttttcttCAGAGTTTGTTGAGAGGGTCAGTTTCCTTGGCCACCTGTGGTATGAACCTCCTCCTGTACCaggatattaattttttgcaaaatggcttttctcCTAATTTGGTTTCAGTTCGGCTTTAACTCCGGTAAAATCTGCCTGAGTCCACCGCTAAATCAGCTGTGGAGCTAATCCACAGAAAAATGTACGGCTATTCTAACTCtacatttctctcagtgtggATGCCGATGTCGTTGATTAATAGCACTGATGTAGTGGATTGGTTGTGCTGTAATTCCCTCTTGGCTACGATGAGGCGGATGTTCAGTTTACGTAGAGCATCCATTCCAGCAGTATCTCGTGGCATAGTCCCTTCATTATTATGAACTTGTTCCTAAAGGTGGCTCCCAGGGTTGTTGCTTTACCCTCTTGTAGTCTGTCTGTTTAGTTGTTGATCCATTTGCAAGGGTAGCGTGGGTTTCTTATTTTCCATGGGACCATCCGTTTTTCTGTCCAATTATTACGGTTTCTGGCATTACAAATAAGCTAACTGTCCCCGGATCGACAAATGCCAACACAgtatatttgtttatttgtaCGCTTAAGAGGTATCTGTCGTCTCAGAACGGTCCCTCGCTATCGTAGAGCCGCCCCTCTGGACGTTTCCGATCGGTCCGGGAATCCATGACAGCTCTGGTGAGGACGCTATCCTTTCCGCAAGCGGAGCAGAACTTTCGTGGTTTATTTTTGCACTCAGAGCGGAAATGTCTGCGTTGTTTACAGTGCCAACAGCACCTGGCTCGGTTATAGTAGTCGGTTGTTCCGATGTTCTTGCTCGTGGATGCACTGTTGATGCCGTTTTCCGTTCTTATACGCATAGTTTAGTGGCGATATTCTCGTATTCCATTCGTTGTATTAGCTGAGGAACATCGTGGATCTCTTCTCTGCGTACTCTCAACTGTAGTTCGAGTTTCATGTTATAATATAAGTTGTCGAGTTGTTCTATCAGCGTATATCCTCCTTTACGTCTTATTAGAGTCGTTAGAGCGTTGCAGTAAGCCTTTATGTTTCCGTTGGGTTTCTGTATTCTCGCGGCGATTTGCCTGGTTAGATTGCGTCGCTCCCCGCTCGACAGGTAGAAGTTTCTGAGTCTGTCCTCGAGATCTTCCCAGGTACGACAGTCGCTGGCGTAATTACGCTGCTACTGGAGGGCTTCTTCTCAAAGTAATTCCAGGGCTCCCTGCAAAAATTGTTCACTGGTAAATCCATAGGATGCCTGTAATTCTCGAACCCTCTCTAAAAAGGTGTAGACGTCCCTTTCTTGAAAATGGCAGTTCCACTTGCGTATCTGATCGAgaattttattctcgctcggTAACAATTCTGGAAGATCTCCGGTTGGTGTGGACGAGCCTCCTCTCGTCGAGTTTTTTCAAGGGTTCGTTGGATTAGTTCAGAGCGTTTCATTTCCAAATCTTGCTTTAAATCGGCTTCTTCATCGTACCCGCTGGATTTTCTTGTTTATCGGTGAATTCACGCAGATTCTTCCGGGCGTATCGTATTAGACGTTGGCAAAGCTTTACTACAGACCCTTCGCTATCGAGGATTTTTCCCTGAAGTTTGGCGGTAAGCTGCGCCTTATTGAGGCGGTATATCCACCTGACTttcatttcacaaaaaaagaaattatccGGCTTTTTTCGAGTGGCTTTTATTTTACAGTCTATCGCAAATTTTAGGCAAAATTTTCCTAAACAGGTCCTTGTCCGAACACCATGTAACGTTTCTACTTTTTCCCGGCATTGAGCAATCAGTTGGATCCAGGATTTGGTTGGGGAAAAGGTTTAAGGGTAAGTTACATTAAGGCCCACCTGTAACGGAAATAATCTACCGCGGTGGTTAGGAAGATTTCGCCTGTACAAGTTAAGTAAATTTAATCGGCGCGGTTACAATATTTTGGTGCGACTATAAAGCTACAGTGCGATTACAGTTATGTGATGACGATGATTTGAGGTTAGGTTTACATTGCGGTTGCGACGGAGTCatgtgcgcacggctacgtCTATCCAAATGCGCTGCGTTATAATGATTTCGGTtgccctgtgtgcgcacagtggCAGTCGGATCGATATCACAGTGTTTGAGGTTAGCCTCGGACTTGCGGAGACGTGGAAATACGACTCTGCGGATCCTCGTCGCTGGCCTCGTCCTCCTGTGCGCGCACAGTGACAAAAGGAGTCGAGAGACGTCGGCGTAAAGGTTGTTTCGAAAGTGAGAGGTTAACCTCAAATTTACCGAGACGTGAGCGGACTCGGCGAATCGACGGTGAGCGTTTTGCTACTTCCTCAATCCTGTACGCGCACAGTGGCATAGGGTGCAGAGATACGTCACGATGTGTCTACACGAGACGGTTTCGTCGGCTGTGGTCCAACTCTGACTCTCCTTGCAGTATTTTGTGTTCACGGTACTGACCGGATCGGGAGCTCCAGTTCAACTGCTACCGACGCCGCGCGGTCAGCCATATAAAGCATCGCGGCATGTATGTGTGCGCTGTTGTGCGTGTATGTAGGGCGAGTGTGTTTGCGGCACCAAGTGTGCGCTGCGCCCGCCGCCTGGCGTGTTTCGGCTGAATTGCTTGTTGGGCTGCCGCGGCCGGCGCTCATGCGGACTTGCCTTCTGATCGTTACGCGCGCGTGCTTAATTTGCgtcgtgcggactcgccttcATGTCGCGCAGCTAACTTCGCGCCGAGCCTGATGTGTCCGCTTTCGCGTATGTTTATCAACGAGACTAGCTTATACTTTGCTTGCATCCGTAAGCGTACGCATATTCAATAATTATATCTaaacttatatttatttaatatatataaacgtattttatttatttacatgtCCTGaaaattttgtgatttttttcagattcCAGGTGCAATAATTCAACCACTTATTTACTCAAGTTTTATTTATGTTGTCGTaggttttaatgaaaattatgagaacttcttattatttattactccGATCATATTAAGTGCCTTTTCTGCATCAGCTATTGGTAAATCcatcttattttattattaatttaatcaaGATGTTGCAttagaagtttaaaaaatgtatagaaTTTTACTCATTATAGGTTATTTAATGTCAGCGGTTTTCGAATCTGTTAATGCGGCATCATTACTATCTGTACCAATAGATTTTGTAACTCTAATATTCAGTggtatatttttgcaaattggGTAAGTTTGACAAATgctgatttaaaattttaatgtgaCTTACATCTACTGAAGTACCTGGCTACAATTTTGCCATCTTGTACTGAAAGTTAGAACCTTTCTTTGAGTATCCGCAATCAGTGGTAGAGCGATTGTCGATAATTAATCTAACTCGTGTAATAGAAGTTGGTGGACTGCTCAATAGTTTTGTATTTAGAAcaatactttaaaataaaaatgtttctaCGCTTCTATGGTTATTTCCTTTTGTTAAAGTTCTGTACAAAGCTAAATTAACCCAGATATTACGTTAGACGAAAATGTCGCTCTAAATTATATCCATCGATTTATACCTTAACCGCTCAAATGTACTAAAGTCTGCTATATaattttactccagttatcgcgtcTCGCAgaaaaacgatattttttaatttttgactaTTTTCTTAGGATCTGCCTATAAAATTACTTCTCAAGGTGTAGTAGCCTTTCTGAAATGCAGTCGGTGCGAGTATTTGATGCTCACGAATATCTCGTACTTTGTTCAATTCTTCGGTCAGCTGGTCCACAGTTTCGTATATTCCATGAGGAAAATTGTAGTACTGATCGCCGTCTTTGCTAGTCTCACTGCCAAGTTTAAAAGTGTAGTACGCCTCGGGTACTTGAATATGCATAACGGTGCGCTGCACGTGGATTTCGGCTAGGCCCACGTGCCAATCTCCTGTCAGTCTTATTTCGCGGCACAGATGCGTGCTGAAACAAGTTGTCGCGTTATCGGGAAAATAGACCAAGCTGCTGTTACACGGTAGCACGAGATAAAAGTCGTCCGCGTTATCCATACTTTAAACACCTTTGatatcgctcgcttttacccAAGAGTTAAATTTATCGGGATATTCCAGCCACTTGACaaacaattgttttttatttccgcGACCCTTGGTTTTAATTACACGCTCTATCTTGAATTCTTGATCAGTTAGCATACGAGCAGCGCCTACGCGCACCAATTCCTCGTTGTAAaaaaatccgtcaatgatttCACCATTGAGATCCTCTAATTCGTATGTGTAGATACCTTGCCGCTGAGTTACAcctttgattttgaaaatttcttcgCTAAAGTTTTTTTCGAACCCTTTCGAAAAGGTGCCCTTGGATCAACTGATGCGCACGTAGTAGTTGACACGGTATTTAGGCTGTATCGGGTGCTTCTTTTCACGAGCGTGGCACTGCTGCTCTACGTTGCTGCGGGCTTTGTGCGCATTGTAGAGATTAACCGCAGCAGGCCTCATATTTGTAGACGTGTGAATCGTGTTGTTGTATGCGTCGACAATTTTCTGTAACACGTCAATGTAACGTTTGGTGTTGCGGTGGGTAAAGTACCTTCACATATGCTCTTTCAGCGTAAGATTCACGCGTTTAACTACGGCCGCTTTGATACCCGGATTTCGGGCGGTGCGAAAAGAAATGTCGtattttttgagaattttttgaaCAGCGCTACCTGTAAACTCTTTTCCCTTGTCCGATTGTAAACACTGAGGCACACGATTACCGGCTcgtttgagaattttttcaaTGGCTGTAGCGACTGTCTGAGCTGATTTATCGCGTAAGGGTTCGGCCCATACAAATTTACTGAGAACATCTATGACGACGAGTATGTAACAGAATCCGTCATTCGCTTCTTTGAGCGCGGTTAATTGACACAATTCTGCCTCCCAAACGTCGTCAATGTTGGTGACGTTATAGTGcaatcttgaaaattttttgcataTCGGATGATGAAGTGTGTACGTATCCTGGTTGCTCAGCCACTCGTAGATGCGATTCTTTTCTTTGTCGGTTAAAGATTTGCCTCGAGTATTGACACGGAGGAGATTTCGAGCACCGGCGTAACCGGCCTCGTGTCCGGGATCATAATACTTTTTCTCAAACTTCGTACCGGCAGATTTAACCATCTTTTTTCACGAGCTGATCGTCTTGGCAGCCGCGGCTCGTGTCTGACTTTACTCGGCGGCGGTGACGTGGCTACTGTATCCGTACTTTCGCGCTTCGCCACCTTTATTCGAGCCGATATTTGTCTAATCATTTTTGAAACGTGCGTATTTCCGACGAATTCATTCAGCGTTTCGGAGCTGGCGAtaaactttgcaaattgaAATTGTCCAACGGGCGGATCGTACTGGGTATCTTTTTTTGGCTTTATTAATATATCGCTGAGTAAGTCTGCTATATTCGATTGAGGCACGAGACTACCGTCTATGATAACGCCACCCGTGTTGTTCCATTTGAGCCGATCGGACTCGTTAGCTTGCCAGTGTTTAAGCAGCAAGCGTGCTTTTTTCTGATGAACTTGATCGCGAGGCTCTTCGAGTTGTTCGCTTTCCTAGAAGAACAGAAATCGTCGCAGTGCTTGCAAGtagtttttacacttttcttcttcactgataaatttttttgaattaagaATCTCATGCATTTCCGCGTCTAGTCGTGATAAGTTATCCCCAGGCGTTTGTACACTGCCCTCGGTTGTTGGTGGTGCTGGTAacgcgtgctgctgctgctgaacaGTCGTAAACTGGGCGGTGTTTTGTAAACGCTCGGCCATCGTCTCCGGTACAACAATCATTTTTCTGGCGTGCTCCAtgttagtgtaaaatttttgaaaaaatcgtgcTGATGAGCGGTTCGTGAAGCAGTGGTAAGAAAAAACCACCGCTCTGAATTATAGTGCGTTTTCGACGTTTCCAAGTAccagcggtggcggcggcggttgGTGGTTCGATCAATTTTCTCAAGACGCGTTTGTGCTTTTTTAGACGATGTTTTTCGCACTCCTTGATCTCGACTATTCCGTGTAAGACGTTGAGCGTGCATTCGCAGAAACACTTGATGAGCTGTTTATCAGTGGTCCGTATCAAGGCATCGTGCTGTTTTGCGTTGGCGTGACAGATGGCGTTCAAaagtgcaacgtgtttttttgaaaaatgtttaccaCAAACAATACGCGGATCAGTGCTGCTGTTGCAGGATGTTCGTACGGCCATCATCACAGAGAGACTGCTTTAGTCTCGTTACAATCGGCACATTAAATAATGTTGTGTATCGCACCCTGCATCTATCGTCGAGTCGATTTGCCACGACGAGGCACGTACGCGTATTGCAGCTGATCGTCAGGAAAAACACATGTTCGAAATCGAAAGTCGTCCGGCGTATCCTGTTTTAGATCCAAGAGTAGATCGCTATGGGGCGACTACATGCATCCATGTAGGCCTCTTGCAGAAATTTCGAGTCTTCGGGATTAACTTGCCGCGTCGCGCTAGGTACTGGATTTGCGCACGGTCGCGAGGATTCTTGAACAGAACGATGTAATTCCAATTGAGAGACAAATCACGCTGATTTGCACCTTTGTAAAAAAGATTCTGACATAGATATATAGTGGATATGTTTTTGTGATGACAGCCACGTACAAATAAATCGAGTACTACACTGTTAGAAGATTCACGCATCAAGTCGTCTAAAATTAGCAAGTTTTTCTTATCGTTATCGTTGGAATTACCGGGTATTTTGAATTCGTTCCTATACGTATCTTGCCATTCGCCATAGTAAAATAAGACGCGATCAAAGCGCACGTTGCACATTTCAGGCAGATTAGCGAGAAACCGTTTTACGAATACGGTTCTTCCACACATCGTTGGGCCTGATATGATGCATGTGAACGGATGCTTCCAACGAATATCCATCTTTGTTACTGACAAAAACAAACAACCGTCCACTTGTTTTATTGTCGACGATCTGGGGTGGCGGCGACGCGGTCGAGGCACGTCACAGTCAGCTCAGCGCGTGCCTCGTTATCAGCTGTTTTCCCGGGCGGGTGGGCGCAAGATAAGCTGAAACGACGCGACCGCTGCTCTCTAGCCTACTACACGCGGTGTGATCAGGTGATGATCGGCCGCCGCGGTAATAAGCTGATTTTTGGAGTGATGGGTAAtggtaaatatatttatttttttactttttcagtaTAGATAAGAATACATCAAGGTAAggtatttcttttattttcaatcatatTTTTTGAGATGTAGACATATTTTACAATGGATTAGTTGTTTTTTATAACCAAAAGGAAGAGAACAGTTTTTCGACAcatatcgtttttttttaagaacaaCGCTACAAGTTTTGAACTCGTCGCGAATCACAACCTCGTGAGTAAGTGTGCGCCTGATTGTTGAAAAGTGTACCTTAATTGTACGCTTGTCCTTGACGGTGTCGCGATCGTCATTGTCGTTGTCGCTTTTGTCGGCATTTTCACCAAATTCATCGTCAATTAGAGATTTTATGCAGtcaaaatttatctttaaagaattattgtaatttagaCGTATACCTTTGACTTTACAACATTCTATAGTGGCACCGGCGCCCGGTATGATTGCCCGAAAAGCGTAAAATTTCAGCGCTGCAGACATCATGGTTTCTATGTACGTACCCTCGCCATAACTTCTTAACTCATCCGTCATAGCACCTAAGATATTACCTATTGGCGGCTCATATTCGGCCGGatcgttttaatttttcacaaaaatggACGAGTCTGTATCGCAGTATAGTAGGCGCGATCCGAGTTTTTCCAAGTAACCATACAGTTCGAGGCGTGCCTGCGCCGTTGTGTACGCTGCTATGATGACATTCGTATAGGGTGTCGATGTTACAGCTTCTTCTCTGAATTGCCAATTTACATACAGAATATCATCATTGATATTTCGCTTTTTATACGACCCCACcgttttatgattctgaaaaCAAGTGTTTCCGAAAAAACTTCTAAAGCAGTCGTTGCACGTAATCAGCTGAATGTCGTCTTTGCTACAACTAGGTGTAACAAAACAACGCGGGCATATCGAGTTACACACGTGTCGATCAACGTACTGATACTTTTTATTACAACGgtcgcaaaaaaatttacttttagcaGCACCcgttaaattcaaaattgtatCAAAATGATGCACGGCTGCATCGTGACAAATATGAACGACTTTCGGTGATAGAAGATTGTATAACATAAGGCGATCGTCGAAAAAAGGAGCCTCCCCAGAACCAAAAGTTTGACTATCGTACACGACTATCGCTATATTCTTTCGCGCATAATagtattgaaatttttgaatttcgcgaaaCCCACACCCAGCCGGCGGTATTGTAACGCCAGCTGCAGCAGTTAACTCTAACGCGCGCTCCTTTTGTAAGGCGCGACAACTGTCGCGTATTACAGTCCATGCTTTTTTCGTCGTGTCAGTCGCGTCTTCTTTTAAGTTAACAAAAGCCTCACCAACAACTAATGCTCGCAGCAAGCACAAATTATCAGAGTTTCGAATGATGGAAATTAAAGACCGTTGACCCAGCATATTTATGCCAAAACTTTTCTTTCGTCCAGCCCCAAGCGGCACCTCCACGTACGTAGCttcaatagaaaaattatcgtctatttcgaaattttcattgcTCTGCGTTACTCCGCTGACAAGCATCCATAAATCATCCACGAAAAAATTTGCGACTGGCCGTAGGGAAATACCAGCTGaaccgcgcgcgaaattttcactatttatCGTAACGCCTATCAAATCACTACTGCCCGCCATTGATACTAAATACGCGTGAATATCGCGCATTACTAACTCAAGCCACAAAATAGGATCAAAATTTTCAGGCATAGTCTCTAACACACGCATGACTATTCGCACACCATTTACACGAAATCTACGTACATAGTGATTACGCTCTTCTATGGTGGTAAATCGAACACCTGGACCTTGAATTCCCATATTATTATCGTTTTCTCTAACGCTACCCTCGACGCTATCATTATCGCAGTGTACACGTTGCTCGTCACCACTATGCGCACTTTCCTCACGATCACGATCGACTTTCCTCACACTACTATCGCTATGTACTACGCTCACCACTACTactccggctgctgctgctgcagctgcgatatctgctgccactgctgcttCGGGTGGTAGAGCTGTCATTATCGCTACTTTGACCACAAGGCCGACGACGTACCTCTGATCTCCCGCCTATCTGTGTTGGCGTGTTTACAGCAGTATTTATGACACTATCGAATGAGTCGAAATCGTCGACACGGTTCTGCGTTTGAAACTCCGGCGATATCGAGGCACTACATGCTGCTGAAATaatagttttataaaaaaaacaagtctattattttatatagccattatttttatttatttttaaaaacacacatgcgcgaagtaataaatgttttcttttgAATTCATTCTTCTGGCGGCCCATTAAAACTTTCATGAACACGGTCCAGTAAATCTACGATGTCCGGCGCCGTATACAGAGGAGAATTTTAGTTTTCGGCCTGTGTATACAACCATCGCAACTCTTGGGCTCTACGCACTTTGTATATACGATCAATATAAACCTCTAAATTTGACGCGTTGAACCGCTCTATGGAATCGGTGCCATTTTCGACTCTTCTTATaactttcttttaaaaaataaaatgaaaaaaaatgttgtaaattaaaaatttactcaaattataaaatatcagAAATAAAGATTAAACTTACGCTCATTTATCCTATTGTCAaaagcatctctttcatcgtaCCGATGATACGTCATTCGTAGCGCCATTGGCCGCGAGTAAAAGTTTTGTATTGCTGCGCGCTGAGCATTGTTTGTAgaggctgccgctgctgctcctgtAGCTGTGCTATTGGCAGGTTCATCATCTTCGTCACTGCTTTCAGATACTGATCGTGCATCGATAGCACACTGCACAGCTTCGTTCGGCACAGCATAATTACGATGAATCACACGTACCAAATCACTTCTCGGATATGATCGTCCGATAAAAGCCCGATTAGAAGCTTCGACATCtggagacgaaaaaaaatcttcttcCGAACACGACTCGTCATTCTCGTTATCAGCACGTTGGGTCGAACACGCCTGCGGAGGCCCTATAGGCGACGACGGCGTGAAATCAGCGTCACCCTCTCCGCTACTTTCAAGCATCGTAAATCCGCTCAAAATTTCGACTTGATGACCGTCGTTTAAACGCTCTGTCGCGGGAACAGAGGTTGCACACGCACTTGTAGCTGTGTCCTCGTCGGTATATGGCACAAGCGCTGATGGACCCGATACACGTTGGCGTGATCGCGGTACACTCGTACCAGCACCGTCATCGTCACCGTCGTCATCGTACAAATCGTAAGACAATCTACGTTTTGCAGATCGCAATGGTACCCATCGACGTATAGTGTCGCCGTCACTGTCATCACTCGAGGACAAAACGGTATAAATTTGCCTATCTTCTTCATCGCCATGATCGTTGTCATCGCGCGTTTCCCTTAGAAGATTTTCGCGCGctgtaaaacatattttataagaaatgtgttgatttaaaaaaataatattacttaGTTGAGTACTTACCAACATATTCGTCGTATTCAGTCATTAAACACTGCAAAGGAACCATCTGATGTAGATCTCgtagtaaaattaattcgGCCGCTGTACTTACAGCCAAATGATTTCCACGGAATATCAAGCAATACAGGCGAGCAAATTCACGAATAGTACAGCAGCTAAGAATCCAACGAAACATTCTTTTCAGATGTACGCAACTCATGCGTCTCAAGCGACGACGCCACTCAAAGTCGCACACTCTCTTGATAGCAGTATGATTTGCGCTTAATCGCAACAAATCCACTACACGTATAATAATACCGCGAAACTtctctttatgtttttcgggtcgctgaattcgaatataaggtcagttaggttccatcacgtcagggtcaaggtcagttggaggtcaaattaagaagaaaaggtttaaaaaaattaaaatgccatatatttatgtttttttggtcgctgaatccaaatccggaatcagtttggccccatctcgtcaggttcaaggtcagttcaagctcaaactgagaagaaatgattaaaagaaataaaatgccatacatttatgttttttcggtggctgaatccgaatccggggtcagttttacccgatcacgtcaggttcaaggtcagttcgaagtcaaattgggaagtaacggttaaaaaaattaaaatgccatatatttatgtttattttgtcgctgaatccaaatccggaatcagtttggccccatctcgtcaggttcaaggtcagttcaagctcaaactgagaagaaatggttaaaagaaataaaaatgccatacatttatgtttttttagtcgctgaatctgaatctCGGGTCAGTTTaaccgatcacgtcaggttcaaggtcagttcgaggtcaaattgggaagtaacggttaaaaaaattaaaatgccatatatttatgtttattttgtcgctgaatccaaatccggaatcagtttggccccatctcgtcaggttcaaggtcagttcaagctcaaactgagaagaaatggttaaaggaaataaaaatgccatacatttatgtttttttagtcgctgaatctgaatctggggtcagttttacccgatcacttcaggttcaaggtcagttcgaggtcaaattgggaagtaacggttaaaaaaattaaaatgccatatatttatgtttattttgtcgctgaatccaaatccggaatcagtttgacccatctcgtcaggttcaaggtcagttcaagctcaaactgagaagaaatggttaaaagaaataaaaatgccatacatttatgtttttttagtCGCTAAATCTGAATCtcgggtcagttttacccgatcacgtcaggttcaaggtcagttcgaggtcaaattgggtaGTAACggttaaacaaattaaaatgctatatattcatgtttttttggtcgctgaatccaaatccggaatcagtttggccccatctcgtcaggttcaggGTCAGTTCAAgctcaaactgagaagaaacagtttaaaccgattaaaatgtcatatcaaaactttccaaaaatggaaaaagataccgaaaaattgtaaaaaatcttatttaatcacataatatcttccttgtatacagagaaaagttgctttcgtttatatttttttcttattttgctttttttccactagcatAGTAACTCTCGacgtctttctttactccttttttctcttgtaacgaactctttttacttcaaatgacctatgcaatgggtttctttttatctttttgttatttgttttaatgtctctcttcagtgtccagcaaaaatctgccatcatgttgacattccatcttccttggtatcgattctccattacacttatatcttcatgaaatcgttctccctgttcttcactgacatctcctagattaagaaggaagtaatcaagatgggaatgtaagaaacgCATTTTATAcctcatcaagcaacccaaattgttgaaattctccaacatttgttcaactagttcctgatagttctcactctttttatttcctaaaaagttctcacgaacagtttcaaaactttgccatgcagcttttttcTCTGATTGTGACTAGATTATATTAAACTATGTACAAGATGACTAGCCCACACAGCATGAACGATTGCAGTGAAATCTTTCAAAATATTA
It contains:
- the LOC116418274 gene encoding uncharacterized protein LOC116418274; translation: MVKSAGTKFEKKYYDPGHEAGYAGARNLLRVNTRGKSLTDKEKNRIYEWLSNQDTYTLHHPICKKFSRLHYNVTNIDDVWEAELCQLTALKEANDGFCYILVVIDVLSKFVWAEPLRDKSAQTVATAIEKILKRAGNRVPQCLQSDKGKEFTGSAVQKILKKYDISFRTARNPGIKAAVVKRKIVDAYNNTIHTSTNMRPAAVNLYNAHKARSNVEQQCHAREKKHPIQPKYRVNYYVRIS